In Rhodamnia argentea isolate NSW1041297 chromosome 4, ASM2092103v1, whole genome shotgun sequence, the following proteins share a genomic window:
- the LOC115725822 gene encoding axial regulator YABBY 5 isoform X1: MATSIDTASTEQLCYIPCNFCNIVLAVSVPCSSLLDMVTIRCGHCSNLWSVNMAAAFQSIANWQDCQAPRQDYRIDMGSSSKCNNMITMRPPPATVTEQRVVNRPPEKRQRVPSAYNQFIKEEIQRIKASNPDISHREAFSTAAKNWAHFPHIHFGLMLDTNNQAKLDNRSEKHLMSRAALLNK, from the exons ATGGCAACCTCCATAGATACAGCATCCACAGAACAGCTCTGCTACATCCCTTGCAACTTTTGCAATATTGTGCTTGCG GTGAGTGTTCCATGCAGTAGCTTGCTCGACATGGTGACCATCAGGTGCGGCCACTGCTCAAATCTTTGGTCCGTCAACATGGCTGCTGCCTTTCAGTCCATCGCTAATTGGCAAGATTGTCAG GCTCCCAGACAGGATTACAGGATTGACATGGGTTCATCTTCAAAATGCAATAACATGATCACAATGCGACCACCACCGGCGACCGTCACTGAGCAAAGGGTTGTTAATCGAC CTCCCGAGAAGAGGCAGCGAGTACCGTCGGCCTATAACCAGTTCATAAA AGAGGAGATTCAGAGGATCAAGGCAAGTAATCCAGACATTAGTCACAGGGAAGCATTCAGTACTGCTGCCAAAAAC TGGGCACACTTTCCCCATATTCATTTTGGACTGATGTTAGACACCAACAATCAGGCTAAACTGGATAAT CGTTCGGAGAAGCATTTGATGTCAAGGGCGGCGCTGCTAAACAAGTGA
- the LOC115725805 gene encoding 26S proteasome non-ATPase regulatory subunit 12 homolog A: MEGGGNLEAAIEQLLNVEKQMRLAGDVAGTKKAVTEILQLCFEAKAWKTLNDQIVLLSKRRGQLKQAVTAMVQQAMQYIDQTPDLETKIELIKTLNSVAAGKIYVEIERARLIKKLAKIKEEQGLIAEAADLMQEIAVETFGAMAKTEKIAFILEQVRLCLDRQDYVRAQILSRKISPRVFDADPSKDKKKPKEGENMVEEAPADIPSLLELKRIYYELMIRYYSHNNDYLEICRCYKAIYDIPSVKGNPEQWIPVLRKICWYLVLSPHDPMQSSLLNATLEDKNLSEIPQFRLLLKQLVTMEVIQWTALWSTFKDEFENEKSMLGGALVEKAAEDLRQRIIEHNIIVVSKYYSRITLQRLAELLCLSIQEAEKHLSEMVVSKSLVAKIDRPVGVVCFQMTKDSNDILNSWASNLEKLLDLVEKSCHQIHKETMVHKAALRA; this comes from the exons ATG GAGGGCGGAGGCAACTTAGAAGCGGCCATAGAGCAGCTGCTGAACGTGGAGAAGCAAATGAGATTGGCCGGGGACGTCGCCGGGACGAAGAAGGCGGTGACGGAGATTTTGCAGCTGTGCTTCGAGGCGAAGGCCTGGAAGACCCTGAATGACCAGATTGTTCTGTTGTCCAAGCGGCGCGGTCAGCTTAAGCAG GCTGTGACAGCAATGGTGCAGCAGGCTATGCAATATATTGACCAGACACCTGATCTTGAGACCAAGATAGAGCTTATTAAGACACTTAACTCTGTCGCTGCTGGGAAG ATATACGTCGAAATTGAGAGAGCTCGATTGATCAAGAAACTTGCCAAAATAAAGGAAGAACAGGGTCTTATAGCAGAAGCTGCTGATTTGATGCAAGAAATTGCG GTAGAAACTTTTGGAGCAATGGCAAAGACGGAGAAAATTGCTTTTATCCTTGAACAA GTTCGTTTATGCTTAGATCGCCAGGATTATGTCCGTGCACAGATCCTTTCCAGGAAGATCAGCCCGCGAGTGTTTGATGCAGATCCTTCCAAAGACAAGAAAAAGCCTAAAGAAGGTGAAAATATGGTGGAAGAAGCGCCCGCTGATATTCCATCGCTTCTGGAGTTGAAACGGATATACTACGAACTCATGATACG GTATTACTCACATAACAATGATTACCTCGAGATTTGTCGATGCTATAAGGCGATCTATGATATTCCATCAGTGAAGGGAAACCCTGAGCAGTGGATACCG GTTCTAAGGAAAATTTGCTGGTACTTAGTTCTGTCACCACATGATCCAATGCAGTCAAGCCTTCTCAATGCCACTTTAGAAGATAAAAATCTCTCTGAAATTCCCCAATTCAG GTTGCTACTGAAACAATTGGTCACAATGGAGGTTATCCAATGGACTGCTCTTTGGAGTACTTTCAAAGATGAATTTGAGAATGAGAAAAGCATGCTTGGAGGCGCACTTGTTGAGAAGGCAGCAGAAGATCTTCGGCAGAGAATCATCGAACAT AATATTATTGTCGTTTCGAAATATTACTCGAGGATTACCTTGCAGAGACTCGCAGAGCTTCTATGCCTAAGCATCCAG GAAGCTGAGAAGCATCTCTCGGAAATGGTTGTTTCCAAGTCACTGGTGGCTAAGATAGACCGGCCTGTGGGAGTTGTCTGTTTCCAGATGACAAAGGACAGTAATGACATCTTGAACTCGTGGGCATCAAATTTGGAGAAGCTCCTCGATCTTGTCGAGAAAAGCTGCCACCAAATCCACAAGGAAACCATGGTTCACAAGGCTGCTTTGAGAGCTTGA
- the LOC115725817 gene encoding mucin-5B-like: protein MANTKITACVLVVVVAFLSSAEAANYTVGGSGGWKIPSSAGSYSDWVSQHTFEVGDVLVFDFDSSTHDVADVTKEDYDACNTDSPFTVMSTSPAAYSLDSAGDYYLLCTSAGHCSQGQKLAVTVAQSSSGPTSSPPGSLAPPTPTTGATASPSSVGQSLGVAPLVLFVSILMGMLCEVRPHTTHPTKSLHALIRGDEADRGMESYPNMAMVRRSDGVVFAAVVAMVTLLWGSAAQLFAPPPGHPKGPITYTVGDTMGWTKPAGGAAVYQAWASNNLFEVGDILVFNFNNGAHDVAEVTKAAFDSCNGANTLSISTVPPGRITLTTAGQHFFICTVPGHCSSGQKVAINVTAAGSSATPPPSSSVAPTPKAATPYPSLAPPPTSTAAPTLSPSASTPSSPAATPRTSAVTPAPSTASLPPKAAIPSPSATLPPSSTAAPPSSTPAPSVATSPAGVATPPVPGNSAASLGVAGVSAAIWIAAVALFTFP from the exons ATGGCTAACACGAAGATCACAGCCTGCGTGCTCGTGGTCGTGGTCGCGTTTTTGTCGAGCGCCGAGGCAGCGAATTACACGGTGGGAGGTTCTGGGGGATGGAAGATCCCTTCTAGCGCCGGCTCATATTCTGATTGGGTGAGCCAACACACGTTCGAGGTCGGCGATGTCCTAG TGTTCGATTTCGATTCAAGCACGCACGACGTTGCGGACGTGACGAAGGAGGACTACGACGCCTGCAACACCGACTCTCCGTTCACTGTCATGTCCACTTCTCCGGCCGCTTACTCCCTCGACAGCGCCGGGGACTATTACCTTCTCTGCACCTCCGCAGGCCATTGCTCCCAGGGTCAGAAATTAGCCGTCACCGTCGCCCAGTCTTCAAGCGGCCCGACCTCCAGCCCGCCGGGATCCCTGGCACCGCCAACCCCCACCACCGGAGCGACCGCATCACCGTCGAGTGTTGGCCAGTCTCTTGGTGTTGCGCCGCTAGTCCTGTTCGTGTCCATCCTCATGGGCATGTTGT GCGAAGTCCGCCCCCACACAACGCATCCAACAAAAAGCCTCCACGCTTTGATACGAGGCGATGAGGCCGACCGCGGAATGGAATCATATCCGAAT ATGGCAATGGTGAGGCGCTCAGACGGTGTTGTTTTCGCGGCGGTGGTGGCGATGGTGACTCTGCTGTGGGGATCCGCCGCACAGCTGTTTGCGCCGCCTCCTGGACATCCGAAAGGGCCGATCACTTACACTGTCGGAGACACCATGGGGTGGACTAAACCCGCAGGTGGCGCGGCCGTGTATCAAGCTTGGGCTAGCAATAATTTATTCGAGGTCGGAGACATTTTAG TCTTCAACTTCAACAATGGAGCGCACGACGTGGCTGAAGTCACGAAGGCGGCTTTCGACTCATGCAACGGCGCCAACACCCTCTCTATCTCCACCGTCCCACCGGGGAGGATCACCCTCACCACCGCCGGCCAGCATTTCTTCATCTGTACCGTCCCAGGCCACTGCTCCTCAGGCCAAAAGGTCGCCATCAACGTCACCGCCGCCGGCTCCTCTGCCACTCCCCCTCCGTCCTCCTCTGTCGCCCCGACCCCCAAGGCTGCCACTCCCTATCCCTCCCTTGCCCCTCCGCCGACCTCCACCGCAGCCCCAACTCTGTCGCCCTCCGCCTCCACTCCATCATCCCCAGCCGCTACTCCGCGGACCAGCGCCGTGACTCCGGCACCTTCCACAGCGAGTCTTCCGCCTAAAGCGGCCATTCCATCGCCCTCCGCCACCCTGCCGCCCTCCAGCACGGCTGCTCCCCCATCTTCAACCCCGGCTCCCTCGGTGGCGACATCTCCGGCTGGAGTCGCGACTCCTCCAGTGCCAGGGAACTCGGCAGCATCACTCGGCGTCGCCGGGGTTTCTGCAGCGATTTGGATCGCGGCCGTAGCTCTATTTACTTTCCCGTGA
- the LOC115725823 gene encoding umecyanin-like: protein MKMATRVNLTAWLITIIAASFLKVDAAAAVATYTVGDELGWTVPSNISYYQSWSASKNFMVGDKLSFNWTGTHNVAEVSEAEYDNCTQVVSVLGSPVDIRLLKGGSCYYICTVDSHCKLGQKLFITVGVGSSAAAPSPSNSAPMMALGTGILVSAFITIVSLNLLCY from the exons ATGAAAATGGCTACTCGCGTGAATTTAACAGCATGGCTGATTACAATTATCGCGGCCAGCTTCCTAAAGGTCGATgcagcggcggcggtggcgacctACACGGTCGGAGATGAATTGGGGTGGACTGTCCCCTCCAACATATCCTATTACCAGTCTTGGTCTGCCTCCAAGAATTTCATGGTCGGCGACAAGCTAT CTTTCAACTGGACAGGGACGCACAATGTGGCCGAAGTATCAGAGGCCGAGTACGACAACTGCACCCAGGTTGTATCCGTTCTGGGCAGTCCGGTGGACATCCGGCTTTTGAAGGGCGGGTCTTGCTATTACATCTGCACCGTCGATTCACACTGCAAGCTTGGCCAGAAGCTGTTCATCACCGTCGGTGTCGGATCATCCGCAGCTGCTCCCTCACCGAGTAATTCCGCTccgatgatggctcttggcactggTATCTTGGTCTCTGCATTTATCACCATCGTTTCTCTCAACTTACTGTGTTACTAA
- the LOC115725825 gene encoding disease resistance protein RUN1-like: MGGGRRRLAVATASDGRQRWLDVGWRRGAVVSNGLWRRIRISLVNNYMMYIQSRKRKLFSPFSSGASSSSTPPHGGDYEGGDEQREGNTYEVFLSFRGKDTRKNFTDHLYHNLDRAGIRVFRDDNELRVGEEIGPELLRSISQSKISIPIISEDYASSKWCLRELAYMLECKRNGGQIVLPIFYKVKPSQLRNPMGRLGEAINAHKKNLGKMVAKEWDDALKEVSFLKGWESEKVDSGHEGALVKIVIRKVMGELRRLFELNLPEQLVGIDDHVEQIISKIDAKFNGTRVVGIYGMGGIGKTTLAKVLYNKLSSHFENHSFVENIRETSQREGIKSLQKQLISDIIGSSYDVSNVDEGVGIMKSRFTSKKVLILLDDIDDSTHLNALAGGGSWFKAGSIVIITTRNKSILDEARMGCIYQLNELSLDQSLVLFSRHAFRKDSPPKAYEVISRDVVSTTGGLPLALEVIGSFLCGKAKEAWIDTSKKLKKMPHKKVQETLRISYDALDSEDQQIFLDIACFFSGSYKGYPSYMWDACGFFPGKGIEVLSLMSLIKIDENGNLIMHDQLRDFGREIVRLQQEEKPQKRSRLWIYEEAVAVLDSNKGTKKIEALSLGKCGMGKRYTAEQFKEMTNLRFLQVNGVNFTGDFQDLLPKLRWLQWVGCPSDFDAANFHPKKLVALDLLHSAISEDWGGWVPLKMATELKVLNLTGCQSLRRTPNLSAFESLEILALRYCENLEEIHPSIGDIKTLVSLDVHGCRSLKELPAEIGRMVELRELLINDTNIQEIPISMKKLETLDASNCRRLAHLPESLGFLVSLTLLDLSGSIIEALPESIDSMKELKTLDRLLLDDCSSLTEIPESIGKLSSLTELGLDSTSIAELPESIGNLQNLRVLKVSATAITELPGAIVKLAKLQKLGARGCKNLEGLPSNIGELVLLEKLLLDFSGILGLPESISKLSSLQKLGLGSCKKLRELPKLPSGLRVLNITCQSPPLPNLSRLTRLKKLAFNEIHWLECLPELPLGLSKLSIERCGKLKALTNLSNLMYLSNLRLYKCFDLTELTGLEGSQYLSNLHAWQCPKESQLDGLLDLSNSEILQGTNAASCANSAEIQGLGGSKSAQVSDIFKCTSAGQLLDVSSLKYLRTLSVTNCKSITEIQGLEGSESLRYLYIEGCTSLRQLPDLSNSKNLRVFCVRNCENLVEVRGIDELESLIRLEFVGCMSLGQLLDLSNLKNLEIFTVENCQDLVEIRGLDGLESLKHLNISS; this comes from the exons atgggcggcggccggcggaggtTGGCTGTGGCGACGGCCAGCGATGGTCGACAGCGATGGTTGGATGTGGGTTGGCGGCGGGGGGCGGTGGTCAGCAATGGGCTGTGGCGGAG AATAAGGATCTCTTTGGTCAATAATTACATGATGTACATCCAATCAAGAAAGAGGAAATTGTTCTCTCCCTTCTCTTCTGGGGCGTCTTCCTCATCGACCCCTCCGCATGGAGGAGATTATGAAGGGGGAGATGAACAGCGGGAAGGGAACACCTACgaagtgttcttgagctttagagggaAAGACACTCGCAAAAACTTCACCGATCATCTCTATCATAACCTCGATCGTGCAGGAATACGTGTGTTCAGAGACGACAATGAGCTACGTGTTGGTGAGGAGATTGGTCCGGAGCTTCTCCGCAGTATTTCGCAGTCTAAGATCTCAATCCCGATTATCTCAGAGGACTACGCTTCCAGCAAATGGTGCCTTCGCGAGCTTGCTTATATGCTGGAGTGCAAGAGAAATGGAGGGCAAATAGTGTTGCccatattttacaaagtaaaaCCCTCCCAGTTGCGAAATCCTATGGGGAGATTGGGAGAAGCTATCAATGCACATAAAAAGAATTTGGGCAAAATGGTTGCGAAGGAATGGGACGATGCGCTCAAGGAAGTCAGTTTCTTGAAAGGATGGGAATCAGAGAAAGTTGATAGCGG GCATGAAGGAGCATTGGTTAAAATTGTTATCAGAAAAGTTATGGGCGAGTTAAGAAGACTTTTTGAGCTGAATCTTCCCGAACAGTTGGTGGGAATCGATGATCATGTGGAACAAATTATTAGCAAGATAGATGCTAAGTTCAATGGTACAAGGGTTGTTGGAATTTATGGAATGGGTGGCATCGGTAAGACAACTCTTGCAAAGGTGTTGTACAACAAACTCTCCAGTCATTTTGAGAATCATAGCTTTGTGGAAAATATTCGAGAAACATCTCAGCGTGAGGGTATAAAATCCCTACAAAAGCAGCTCATTTCTGACATAATAGGAAGTTCATATGATGTGTCTAATGTCGACGAAGGAGTTGGTATCATGAAATCTCGATTTACAAGTAAGAAAGTCCTCATCCTTCTAGATGATATAGATGATAGTACTCATTTGAATGCTTTGGCCGGAGGCGGTAGCTGGTTTAAAGCAGGTAGTATAGTTATCATCACAACTAGAAACAAAAGCATTCTCGATGAAGCTAGGATGGGCTGCATATACCAACTCAACGAGTTGTCCTTAGATCAATCATTAGTTTTATTTAGTAGACATGCATTTCGCAAGGATTCTCCTCCGAAAGCTTATGAGGTTATCTCTCGTGATGTTGTATCTACTACTGGAGGGCTTCCCTTAGCTCTTGAAGTAATAGGTTCATTCTTATGTGGAAAGGCAAAAGAAGCATGGATAGATACctcaaagaaattgaagaaaatgccTCATAAGAAAGTGCAAGAGACATTGCGGATAAGTTATGACGCGTTAGATTCAGAGGACCAAcagatatttttggatattgcatgttttttttccGGATCATACAAAGGATATCCGAGTTATATGTGGGATGCCTGTGGTTTCTTTCCGGGGAAGGGGATCGAAGTATTGAGTCTTATGTCCCTAATTAAAATTGATGAGAACGGCAATCTAATAATGCACGACCAATTGAGAGAttttggaagagaaattgttcgtcTACAACAGGAAGAGAAGCCTCAAAAGCGTAGCAGATTATGGATTTATGAGGAAGCTGTAGCTGTGCTTGACAGCAACAAG GGCACTAAAAAGATCGAAGCCCTTTCTCTTGGCAAATGTGGTATGGGAAAAAGATACACGGCGGAACAATTTAAAGAAATGACCAACTTGAGGTTCCTTCAGGTGAATGGTGTGAATTTTACCGGAGATTTCCAAGACTTACTTCCAAAATTAAGATGGCTTCAATGGGTAGGTTGCCCCTCAGATTTCGATGCGGCCAACTTTCATCCGAAGAAATTAGTTGCACTCGATCTGTTACATAGTGCAATTTCGGAGGACTGGGGAGGATGGGTTCCACTCAAG ATGGCAACCGAGCTCAAAGTTCTCAACCTCACTGGTTGTCAATCTTTGAGAAGAACTCCTAACTTATCCGCTTTCGAAAGCTTGGAGATTTTAGCTCTTCGATACTGTGAGAATCTGGAAGAGATTCATCCATCTATTGGGGACATCAAGACCCTCGTTTCCTTGGATGTCCATGGTTGTAGAAGTCTCAAGGAGCTACCGGCAGAAATAGGTAGAATGGTAGAATTGAGGGAGCTTCTTATAAATGATACCAATATACAGGAGATTCCAATTTCGA TGAAGAAGCTCGAGACTCTTGATGCCTCGAATTGTAGACGACTTGCTCATCTTCCAGAATCCTTGGGTTTCCTTGTTTCGTTAACTCTGTTGGACCTATCTGGTTCAATAATTGAAGCATTACCTGAATCCATTGATTCCATGAAGGAGCTCAAGACTCTTGAT CGCTTGTTATTAGACGACTGCTCCTCATTGACAGAGATCCCCGAATCAATAGGAAAATTGTCATCATTGACTGAGCTGGGCTTAGATTCTACATCGATTGCGGAATTACCTGAAAGCATTGGGAATCTGCAAAATTTGAGGGTCTTGAAGGTTAGTGCAACTGCCATAACAGAACTGCCTGGTGCCATCGTGAAGTTGGCAAAACTCCAAAAATTGGGAGCTAGAGGATGCAAAAATCTGGAAGGACTACCTAGTAATATAGGCGAACTGGTTTTGCTAGAGAAGCTTCTGTTAGACTTTTCAGGCATTTTGGGCTTGCCGGAAAGCATTTCTAAGCTCTCTTCTCTCCAAAAGCTCGGCCTTGGATCTTGCAAAAAGCTTCGAGAATTGCCAAAACTTCCCTCTGGCTTAAGAGTTCTGAACATCACCTGCCAGAGTCCGCCATTGCCGAATCTTTCCCGACTAACCCGTCTCAAGAAACTCGCTTTCAATGAAATCCATTGGCTTGAATGTCTCCCGGAGCTTCCCCTTGGACTATCGAAGCTTTCTATTGAACGTTGTGGAAAATTGAAAGCATTGACGAATTTGTCAAACTTGATGTACTTATCAAACTTGAGACTTTACAAGTGCTTTGATCTCACAGAACTCACCGGCCTGGAAGGTTCACAGTACCTATCCAACTTACATGCATGGCAATGCCCAAAGGAATCTCAGCTTGATGGATTGCTAGACCTTTCCAATTCAGAGATTCTGCAGGGAACGAATGCAGCAAGTTGCGCAAATTcagctgaaattcaaggccttggtGGATCAAAATCCGCACAGGTGTCGGACATCTTTAAGTGCACATCTGCTGGACAATTGCTAGACGTTTCAAGTTTAAAATATCTGAGAACACTTTCAGTTACAAATTGCAAGAGTATaactgaaattcaaggcctcgaggGATCAGAATCCTTGAGATATTTGTATATTGAGGGGTGCACATCCCTTAGACAGTTGCCGGACCTGTCAAATTCAAAGAATCTGCGGGTGTTCTGTGTTCGAAACTGCGAGAACCTAGTTGAAGTTCGAGGCATTGATGAATTGGAATCCTTGATACGTTTGGAATTTGTTGGGTGCATGTCCCTTGGACAACTCCTGGACCTATCAAATTTGAAGAATCTCGAGATCTTCACAGTTGAAAACTGTCAGGACCTTGTTGAAATTCGAGGCCTTGATGGATTAGAATCCTTGAAACACTTGAATATTTCTAGCTGA
- the LOC115725822 gene encoding axial regulator YABBY 5 isoform X2, with protein sequence MVTIRCGHCSNLWSVNMAAAFQSIANWQDCQAPRQDYRIDMGSSSKCNNMITMRPPPATVTEQRVVNRPPEKRQRVPSAYNQFIKEEIQRIKASNPDISHREAFSTAAKNWAHFPHIHFGLMLDTNNQAKLDNRSEKHLMSRAALLNK encoded by the exons ATGGTGACCATCAGGTGCGGCCACTGCTCAAATCTTTGGTCCGTCAACATGGCTGCTGCCTTTCAGTCCATCGCTAATTGGCAAGATTGTCAG GCTCCCAGACAGGATTACAGGATTGACATGGGTTCATCTTCAAAATGCAATAACATGATCACAATGCGACCACCACCGGCGACCGTCACTGAGCAAAGGGTTGTTAATCGAC CTCCCGAGAAGAGGCAGCGAGTACCGTCGGCCTATAACCAGTTCATAAA AGAGGAGATTCAGAGGATCAAGGCAAGTAATCCAGACATTAGTCACAGGGAAGCATTCAGTACTGCTGCCAAAAAC TGGGCACACTTTCCCCATATTCATTTTGGACTGATGTTAGACACCAACAATCAGGCTAAACTGGATAAT CGTTCGGAGAAGCATTTGATGTCAAGGGCGGCGCTGCTAAACAAGTGA